CGCTTCTGACAGCCCGCACGCCACGCGCCCCCACCGGGGCCGGCACGCCCGCGCCCGGCACATCCGACACCGGCCGGTAACGATCCCGTCGCGCACCGAGTCGTGCACCGCAGAACCCTTGACGCTTCCTTCACTTCGGGGAAACACTGCCGTTCAGCGGTCGGCATTGTCGAACGCCTAACGGCAATACGCGTTAGGGTGTGACAGTGCCAAGGGCCGGTCAAGCCCTTACAGATGGGCTGCCCACGCTTCGTGGATACCCATCTGGGGCGCGGAACACCGGCGGGACCGGTGATCCGCTCTCCCCTGGACGAAGGACAAAGGAGTCGCGGGTGTCCAGCTCCGACATTTTCATCGGCGAGACCATAGGTACCGCCGTACTCATCCTGCTCGGCGGCGGTGTCTGTGCCGCCGTCACGCTGAAGAGCTCGAAGGCCCGGAACGCGGGCTGGCTGGCCATCACCTTCGGGTGGGGCTTCGCCGTGCTGACCGGCGCCTACCTCGCCGGCGGCGTATCGGGCGCCCACCTCAACCCCGCGGTCACGGTCGGCCTGGCCATCCAGGGCGGCACGGAGTGGGGCGACGTCCCGCTCTACCTCGGCTCGCAGCTGCTCGGCGCGATGATCGGCGCCCTGCTGGTCTGGGCGGTCTACTACGGCCAGTTCCACGCCCACCTGACCGACCCGGAGATCATCGGTACCAAGTCCACCGACGAGGGCATGGTCGACCAGACCGCCGCCCCCGAGGCGGGCCCGGTGCTCGGGATCTTCTCCACCGGTCCGGAGATCCGCAACGGCGTGCAGAACGTCGTCACCGAGATCATCGCCACCGTCGTGCTGGTCCTGGCGATCCTGACCCAGGGCCTCAACAACGAGGGCAACGGCCTCGGCGTGCTCGGCGCGCTGATCACCGCCCTGGTCGTGGTCGGCATCGGCCTCTCGCTCGGCGGCCCGACCGGCTACGCCATCAACCCGGTCCGCGACCTCGGTCCGCGCATCGTGCACGCCCTGCTTCCGCTGCCGAACAAGGGTGGTTCGGACTGGGGCTACGCGTGGGTACCCATCGTGGGTCCGCTCGTCGGCGGCGCACTCGCCGGCGGGCTCTACAACCTCGCCTTCGCCTAGCCGCTCGCTCATCACCTCACAGACTTCCGGGAGCACACCGTGACCGACGCACACACCACCGGCACCCACGGCACCGGGCCGTTCATCGCGGCCATCGACCAGGGCACCACCTCCAGCCGCTGCATCGTCTTCGACAAGGACGGCCGGATCGTCTCCGTCGACCAGAAGGAGCACGAGCAGATCTTCCCGAAGCCGGGCTGGGTCGAGCACGACGCGACCGAGATCTGGGAGAACGTCCAGGAGGTCGTCGCCGGGGCCATCGTCAAGGCCGGCATCACCTCCGCCGACGTCAAGGCGATCGGCATCACCAACCAGCGCGAGACCACGCTGCTGTGGGACAAGAACACCGGTGAGCCGGTGCACAACGCCCTGGTCTGGCAGGACACCCGCACCGACGCGCTCTGCAAGGAGCTCGGCCGCAACGTGGGCCAGGACCGGTTCCGCCGCGAGACCGGGCTGCCGCTCGCCTCGTACTTCGCAGGCCCCAAGGTCCGCTGGCTGCTCGACAACGTCGAGGGGCTGCGCGAGCGCGCCGAGCGCGGCGACATCCTCTTCGGCACCATGGACTCCTGGGTCATCTGGAACCTCACCGGCGGCACCGACGGCGGCGTCCACGTCACCGACGTGACCAACGCCTCGCGCACCCTCCTGATGAACCTGCACACGATGGCCTGGGACGAGAAGATCCTCTCCTCCATCGGCATCCCGGCCGCAGTGCTCCCCGAGATCCGCTCCTCCGCCGAGGTCTACGGCAACGCCAAGGGCGGCATCCTGGACGGCGTCCCGGTCGCCTCCGCGCTCGGCGACCAGCAGGCGGCGCTTTTCGGCCAGACCTGTTTCGCCGAGGGCGAGGCCAAGTCCACGTACGGCACCGGCACCTTCATGCTGATGAACACCGGGGGCACCCCGGTGAACTCGTACAACGGGCTGCTCACCACCGTCGGCTACCAGATCGGCGACAAGCCCCCGGTGTACGCGCTGGAGGGCTCCATCGCGGTCACCGGTTCGCTGGTGCAGTGGATGCGCGACCAGATGGGCCTGATCAAGTCGGCCGCCGAGATCGAGACGCTGGCCTCCTCGGTCGAGGACAACGGCGGCGCGTACTTCGTGCCCGCCTTCTCCGGACTGTTCGCCCCCTACTGGCGTCCCGACGCCCGTGGCGTCATCGCCGGTCTCACCCGTTACGTCACCAAGGCGCACATCGCCCGTGCCGTCCTGGAGGCCACCGCCTGGCAGACCCGCGAGATCAGCGACGCCATGACGAAGGACTCCGGCGTCGAGCTGACCGCGCTCAAGGTCGACGGCGGCATGACGTCCAACAACCTGCTGATGCAGACGCTCGCCGACTTCCTGGACGCGCCCGTGGTGCGCCCCATGGTCGCCGAGACCACCTGCCTCGGCGCCGCCTACGCCGCCGGTCTCGCCGTCGGCTTCTGGCCGGACACCGACGCGCTGCGCGCCAACTGGCGCCGGGCCGCCGAGTGGACACCCCGCATGGACGCGGACACCCGTGCCCGCGAGTACAAGAGCTGGCTCAAGGCCGTCGAACGGACCATGGGCTGGATCGAGGACGAAGAAAGCTGACGAGGAGCATCACCATGACCACCCTGCAGAGCGTTCCCGCCCTCGGAACGCACCCGGCCTCCGGCTCGCTGCCGAGCCGCGCCGAGACCCGGGACCAGCTGTCCCGGGCCACGTACGACCTCCTGGTCATCGGCGGCGGCATCCTGGGCATCTCCACCGCCTGGCATGCCGCGCAGTCCGGGCTGCGGGTGGCTCTGGTGGACGCCGGCGACTTCGCCGGCGCCACCTCCTCCGCCTCCTCCAAGCTCCTCCACGGCGGTCTGCGCTACCTCCAGACCGGCGCGGTGAAGCTGGTCGCGGAGAACCACTTCGAGCGGCGCGCGGTCTCCCGCGAGGTGGCCCCGCACCTGGCCAACCCGCTCACCTTCTACCTGCCCGTCTACAAGGGCGGCCCGCACGGCGCGGCCAAGCTCGGCGCGGGCGTCTTCGCCTACTCCGCGCTCTCCGCGTTCGGCGACGGCGTCGGCCACGTCATATCCCCGGCCAAGGCCCAGCGCGACGTGCCCGAGCTGCGTACGGACGATCTCAAGGCGGTCGCGGTCTACCGCGACGACCAGATGAACGACGCCCGCATGGCGCTGATGACGGTCCGCGCGGCCGTCGACGCGGGCGCGGTCGTCCTCAACCACGCGGCCGTCACCGGGCTCCGCTTCACCCGGGGCCGGGTCACCGGCGCCGAGCTGAAGGACAGCACCGACTCCACCGAGTTCGGCGTCGACGCCCGGCTCGTGCTGAACGCGACCGGCCCCTGGGTCGACCACCTGCGGAAGATGGAGGACCCGAACGCGGCTCCTTCCATCCGCCTCTCCAAGGGCGCGCACCTGGTCCTCAAGCGGACCCGGCCGTGGCGGGCGGCGCTGGCCACCCCGATCGACAAGTACCGCATCACGTTCGCGCTGCCGTGGGAGGACATGCTGCTCCTCGGCACGACGGACGAGGAGTACGAGGGCGATCCGGCGGACGTCTCGGTGACCGAGGCCGACACCGCGCAGATCCTCGACGAGGCGGCGTTCTCGATCAAGGACCAGCAGCTCTCGCGCGATCTGATCACGTACTCCTTCGCGGGTCTGCGGGTGCTTCCCGGCGGTCCCGGCGACACCTCCAAGGCCAAGCGCGAAACGGTCGTCACCGAGGGCCGCGGCGGGATGCTGTCGGTCGCGGGCGGCAAGTGGACGACCTTCCGCCACATCGGCCGTACGGTCATGAACAAGCTGGCCGCGCTGCCCGGGCACCCGCTGGCCGAGGACATGGAGCCGATGAACCGGCTGCCGCGGAAGCTGCCGCTCCCCGGTATCGCCAACCCGAACGCGGTCGCTCACCGGCTGCTCGTCGACGGTCCGGCGCCCGGGCCGCGCATGGCCCCGGACACCGCCCGGCACCTGGCCACGCACTACGGATCCCTCGCCTTCGACATCGCGCGCCTGGCGAACGAGAACCCTCGGCTGGCCGAGCGCGTCCACCCGGACGCCCCGGAGATCTGGGCCCAGGTCGCCTACGCCCGGGACCACGAGTGGGCCGAGACGGCGGACGACGTGCTGCGCCGCCGGACCACGCTGACGATCCGGGGCCTGGCGACGGACGACGTCCGCGAGGGCGTCGAGAAGCTGCTGGCCGACCGGGACTGATCCACCGGACCCACCCCCCACGGGTACGGGAGGGGCGGCTACCTCGCGTAGCCGCCCCCGTTCCCGTACCCCCCAGGTGCACCGGGCGGGCGCCACACTCCCGCCACACTCGTGCAACGTGCCGCGGGGACAGTGGTGTTCATGCGATTCTCCGTACTCTCCCTGATCGGTCACGATCCGCACCCGCTGACCGGTGATCTGCCCTTTGCCGCCGACCGGTTCGAGGAAGTGATCGACACGGCCTCGGTGGCGGAGCGGCTCGGCTTCGACGCCTACTCCGTCGGCGAACGGCATGCGGGCGCCTTCCTCTCCTCCAGCCCCAACGTGGTGCTGGGCGCCATCGCGGCCCGGACGAGCACCATCCGGCTGCTCACCGGTGTGACCGTCGTCGCGATCCTCGACCCGGTCCGGGTGGCGGAGGACTTCGCGACACTCGACCAGATCTCCCGGGGCCGTGTCGAACTGGTCGTCGGCAAGGGCGCGGAGGCGGGCCACTTCGACCTGTTCGGTCTGGAGGAGGAGCGGCAGTGGGACCTCCAGAAGGAGAAGTACGAGCTGCTGCGCCGGCTCTGGACCGAGGAGGGCGTCGACTGGGAAGGCGAGTTCCGCCCGCCGCTGAAGAACGTGACGACCGTGCCCCGTCCCTACGACGGCCTCCCCCGGATCTGGCACGGCTCGGCGACCAGCCTCAACTCCCCCGAGCTGGCGGCGAAACACGGCGATCCGCTGTTCACCGCGAACGCCGTCCAGCCGCGTGAGGCGTACGCGAAGCTCATCACCCACTACCGGGAGCGGTTCGAGGCGTACGGGCACGATCCGGCGGACGCGAAGGTGGCGGCGGGATCGGGCGGACTGCTCATCGCGGACAGCTCGCAGGCGGCCGTCACGCGGTACAAGGAGCTGTACGAGGCGCGGGTCCGGCAGGCCTTCAAGCCGCATCTGGCGGGCAGGGCCGGCTACAACACCCCCTTCCGCACGATCGAGGAGGCGATCGAGGGCGGCCCGCAGCTGATCGGCAGTCCGCAGCAGATCATCGACAAGATCCTCGGCTGGCACGAGGTCTACCGCCACGACCTCCAGTCGATCACCGTGGACGGCTTCGGGCTGGGCCGTCCTGAGCAGTTGGAGACGCTCCAGCGGTTCGCGGAGGAGATCGCCCCGGTGGTGCGGAGCCAGGCGCCGTCCTCGCTCCGGGACTGATCGAACACTGTTCACCCGGCCGTGCAAGAGGGCTGCGGCCGGGGGCCCGGGAAGCCGTAAGGTTGCTCCGTATGTATGGAGACATCGGAAGGAGGCCCGGGTGATCGAGCTCGAGTCGGTGCCCGAGCTGGTCGACCCGGTCATGGTGGCCGCGTTCGAAGGCTGGAACGACGCCGGGGACGCCGCCTCCACCGCGGTCGGTCATCTGGACCGGGAGTGGAAGGGCGAGGTGTTCGCGGCGCTGGACGCCGAGGACTACTACGACTTCCAGGTCAACCGGCCCACGGTGTGGCTGGACGGCAACACGCGGAAGATCACCTGGCCGACGACGCGCCTGTCCGTGGTGCGGGTGGGCGGCGACAAACCCCGCGACCTGGTCCTGGTGCGCGGGATCGAACCGTCGATGCGCTGGCGGTCGTTCTGCAACGAGATCCTCGGCTTCGCCCATGAGCTGGGTGTCGAAATGGTCGTCATCCTGGGCGCGCTGCTCGGTGACACCCCGCACACCCGGCCGGTGCCGGTGAGCGGGGTCACCTCCGACGCGGACCTGGCCCGGACGATGGACCTGGAGGAGACGCGGTACGAAGGCCCCACGGGCATCGTCGGGGTCCTCCAGGAGGCGTGCACGCACGCCGGAGTGCCCGCGGTCAGCCTGTGGGCGGCGGTCCCCCACTATGTGTCGCAGCCGCCGAACCCGAAGGCGACGCTGGCCCTGCTCAACCGGCTGGAGGATCTGATCGGGTTGCGCATCCCGCTGGGCGAACTGCCCGAGGACGCCCGGGCCTGGCAGCTCGGCGTGGACCAGCTGGCCTCGGAGGACAGCGAGGTCGCGGAGTACGTGCAGACGCTGGAGGAGGCGCGGGACACCGCGGAGCTGCCCGAGGCGTCCGGCGAGGCCATCGCCCGGGAGTTCGAGCGGTATCTGCGGCGGCGGGACGGCGGTCCCGGGCAGGGGCCGGGCGGCCATGCCACGGAGACCGGGGACGTCTCCTATCTGCGCGACCCCTCCAGCGGCCGTACCCGCCCGCCGAAGCCGCCGCGCCCGGAGACGGGGCGCGGAAACGCCACCGACGACAAGGGCGCCAAGGGTTCCGACGAGGCGTCGGGGACCGACGGCGAGGAAGGCTCCGGCGGCCGTCCCGAGGAGGACGGCGAGAGCTGAGGGACGAACGGCGGGGCGCCGCACGGGAGATGATCCCGTGCGGCGCCCCTGTGTTCAGGGTCTCGGTGCGGCTCAGGCGCAGTGGAACTTCGCCGCGGCCCAGTCGCCGTGGTCCCCCGTCTTGGAGCCGTTCGTGTCGGTGACCTTCAGCCGCACACGGCGTACGCCGTCGAGCTCCACGTCCACCGGCACGGTCGCCGAGGCGCCGGTCAGCTTCGGCGAGGTCCACAGCACCTTGCCGTCGCCCTCCACGGAGAACGCGACCTCGCCGTAGCCGTTGATCTCGTCGTCGATCCCGACGTCGGCGGTGAACGCGGTGCACCGGCCGCCGAGATGGAGGGCGATGCCGGAGTCGGCGTGGGTGCCGATCCCCTTCTCGTACGTCTTTCCCGCGAGCGTCAGCGTCTTCCCGTCGCTCGCGCCCGACTCCCCGTTGGAGCGGTCGCGTGCCGCGGGGCCGTAGCCGTTGGTCTCGGAGAGCCAGACGAGATCGCTCCCCCATGCCTCGCCCTCGGGGGCCGGTGGCAGGACGGACACGGCGAGCCGCTGCTGACTCGTGCGGGTCTCCCCGCCGGCCCGGTAGCGGGCCAGCGCCGTCAGCCGGGTCTCGCGCACCCGGGCGTCCTTCGCCGGGGTGAGCGCCACCTCGATGCGGCGGGTGGCGCCCGCCGGGGTGCGGCCCGGGACCTTCGCGGTGGCGGTCTGCCAGCCCTCGGGGACCTGGAGGGAGACCGTGGTGTCGGTGAGGTCGGACCGGCCCGCGGTCACATCGACCTGGACCGTGCCGGGCGTGCCCGCTCCGGCCTCCTGGCCCGTGGGGGCGGTGAGGGCTGCGGCGGCCGAGGCCTTCCTGCCGCCGACCGCGCTGGTGCCCAGGAGCTTCACCGTGAACTTCTTCGCGGTGCTCAGGGGCGCGGTCTTCACGTGCACCACGCCGCCCCGGTCGTCGCGGTCGTACCACCAGCCCTGGCGGGCCTGGTCGTACGCGGCCTTCGAGGTCAGCTCGGGCAGCGTCCGGTCCAGCTTCACCGCCCGGGGCTCGGAGCCGGTGTGGACGGTGAACTCGTAGGGGCGGGCGGTCTGTTTGCCGGTGAAGCTGCCCCGGCTCTCGTTGATCGTGACGGAGACGTCGCCCGCCCCGCGCTCGGGGGCCCGGACGTCGGCGCGCTGGGTGGCGTACTTGCCGTCACGGTGCCGGCAGGTGACGCCGTCGTCCTCGTACAGGGTGAAGGAGGTGTTCCCCTGCGGGTAGACGTCCCAGGCCAGCGGGGAGTCGGCGGTGCGGTCGCGGTACGAGCGGATGCCCGGCCACATCGGGACGGCCGCGCCCGCCTTCACGAAGAGCGGCAGGGTGTCGAGGGGGGCGCTGTAGGAGTCGATGGTGGTGGGGCCCACGTAGGTGCGGCCGCTCCAGTAGTCGACCCAGGTGCCCTTGGGGAGGTAGATGTCCTTGCGCTCGGTGGTGTCCTGGTAGACCGGCGCCACGAGGAAGTGCTCGCCGGAGAGGAACTCGTACTTGGCGGCCTCCGTGGACGCCTTCGGGTCGTCGGGGTATTCGAGGACCAGCGGGCGGACCATGCCGACACCGGTCTTGGTGGCCTCGTGGGCGTAGCTGTACTGGTAGGGCAGCAGCGACTCCTTGAGCTTGAGGTAGTCGCGGTTGACCGAGGTGTACGGCTCCCCGTAGCGGAAGGGCTGCTTGTCCATGGCGGCCCAGCCGTCCATGGTCATCGTGGTGCCGAGGAACATCTTCCACTGGAGGTCGCGGGTGTACGTCTTGGCGCTGCCACCGAAGATCCCGTCGACGTCACCGGTGGTGTAGGCGAGCCCGGACATGGTGGCGCCCGCGTAGGTGGGGATCTGCCAGCGGATGTACTCCCAGGTGCCGGACTGGTCGCCGGACCACTGGACGCCGCAGCGCTGGGCGCCCGCCCAGCTCTCGGGGGCCCAGGTGAAGCCGCGGGCGTCGCTGTGGTCCTCGATGCCCTGATAGGCGTCCTTGCCGGCGTCGAGGGCGAACTTGTAGCCGGGTCCGACCCAGGGGACGTCCAGCTTGGCGACCCGCTGGCCGGCCTTGACCTGGGCTTCGAGGTTCTCGATGCCGTCCTCGGTCCAGAGGCCGAGCTCGATGTTGCGGTCCTTCAGCCCCTGGGCGGTCTCCTCCAGGTCCTCGTAGCCGCAGCCGTAGCCGTCGTTGGCGAGCATCCAGCCGTTCGGCATGTCGTTCTCGACGTATCCGTCGGCGACCTTCAGCGAGTCCAGGGGGCGGCGCTCGCCCCGGTTGGCGTTGCGGGGTGGCCGCCGTCGTCCCAGTTGTAGTCGACGGCGACCTCGACGGTCTTGTCGCGGTGGGTGGTGTTGCCGCGGCCGTTCTGCATCCCGGCCCCGTAGAACTACCCACCGGCGCCCCGGGCCAGCGTCTGGACGGTCTTCTCGCCGGTCCAGCTCAGGCCCTTCGTCTCGGACCGGACGCGGCTGCCGTCGGCCCGGTGCAGGGCGAAGCGGAGCGGCTTCTCGTAGGCCCGCAGGGTGACCTCTCCCGTCGACAGCTCGTAGCGGTCGCCGCGCTCCTTCCAGCGGGTCCGGGGCGGCTCGCCCTGCGGCAGGACGATGTCGTCGCCGGTGGGGTGGGTGAACTTCCCGTCCGGGGCGAGCTCGATACGGAAGGTCTCGTCCGAGACGAAGCGGACCCGGGCCTCGGCCTGCCCGGCGATCAGCCGGTAGACCGCCCCGTCCGCGCGGAAGCCGGTCACGTCCCCGACGGTGGTGGTCTCCGTGCTCTCCGGCGGGGCCTCGTCGGCGTGGGCCCCGCCGGGCCCCGTGAGGACCGCGACCAGTCCGAGCAGCGCAGCAACCGCCGCCGCTCGCATGCGCGTTGATGTTTGCATAGAGAGCGTTTAGCGCAACTTCGAGCACATCACCATGGACAAAAAGGAACCGGCCTCGAACTTCGTAGAGAAGTCCGAGGCCGGTTCGAGCCATCGGGCGGGCAGAGGAACCGCCTACAGCGCGACCCCCAGCAGGGCGTCGACCGTACGCGAGACGAGGCCGGGCGCGCCCTCGTCGGTGCCGCCCTCCGCACCCTGGAGCGCGGCCCAGCGGTCCACCGCGGCGAGCGCGGCGGGACTGTCCAGATCGTCCGCGAGGGCGTCCCGGACCTCCTCGACCAGCACGTCGGCGGACGGCCCGTCGGGGCGCGAGACGGCGGCCCGCCAGCGCGCGAGGCGCTCGACGGCGTCGGCCAGCACCTGGTCGGTCCACTCCCAGTCGGAGCGGTAGTGGCGGGAGAGCAGCGCGAGCCGGATGGCCGCCGGGTCCACGCCGTCGCGGCGCAGCGCCGAGACGAAGACCAGGTTGCCGCGCGACTTGGACATCTTCTCGCCGTCCAGGCCGACCATGCCCGCGTGGACGTAGGCCTGGGCGAAGGGGTGCTCGCCGGTCAGCGCCTGGGCGTGCGAGGCGCCCATCTCGTGGTGCGGGAAGGCGAGGTCGGAGCCGCCGCCCTGGATGTCGAAGCCCATGCCGAGGTGGTCCAGCGCGATGGCGACGCACTCGATGTGCCACCCCGGGCGGCCGTCGCCCAGGGAGGCCCCGTCCCAGCTCGGCTCGCCCGGGCGGGCGGCCATCCAGAGCATCGGGTCGAGGGGGTTCTTCTTTCCGGGGCGCTCGGGGTCGCCGCCGCGCTCGGCGGAGAGCAGGCGCATCGCCTCGGCGTCGAGGCCGGACACCTCGCCGAAGTGCGGGTCGGTGTCGACGGAGAAGTAGATGTCGCCGTCCAGGTCGTAGGCGGCGCCCGCGTCCCGGAGGCGTTCGACGAGGGGCACGATGCCCGGTATGGCCTCGACCGCTCCGATGTAGTGCCGCGGGGGCAGCATCCGCAGGGCGGTCATGTCCTCGCGGAAGAGTGCCGTCTCGCGCTCCGCGAGCTCGGTCCAGTCCTGACCGTCGCGCACGGCCCGCTCCAGCAGCGGATCGTCCACGTCGGTCACGTTCTGGACATAGTGAACCTGCCGCTTGGTGTCGAGCCACACGCGCTGAACGAGGTCGAACGCGTTGTAGGTCGCCGCATGACCCATGTGGGTCGCGTCGTACGGCGTGATGCCGCAGACGTAGATGCGGGCGACGGGACCGGGGTCAAGGGTGATCCGTCCGCCGGTCGCGGTGTCGTGGATCCGAAGGTCGCGGCCCTTGCCGGGCAGGGCGGGGACCTCAGAAGCGGGCCAGGCATGCATGTCATGAGCGTAACCGGACGTTGCTTCCGGATACGAACCGGCTCCGTAAACCTGTCCGAAGAGGCTCTCTTGCACGCATCCCCCGGCAGGCGGTAGGGGGCGGGTCGCCGTCGGGCGTGTGCTACACCGGCGGCCAGGGAATGGGCGGCCACTGGCCGCTCGGCTTCGGGTGCACGGCGCTCTTGAGCAGCCCGTCGACCCGCTCCCGCAGGGCCTCCAGCTCGGCCGGTGTGATGAGTTCGGCCATCCGGGTGGCGAGGGCGACCCCCGGCGCCAGCTCGGCGGCGAGCCGGCCCAGCACCGCCAGGGCCTCTTCGGTGAGCGGTTCGCCCGCCCAGCCCCAGAGCAGGGTCCGCAGCTTGTCGTCGGCGTTGAAGGTGACGCCGTGGTCGATGCCGAAGAGCCGCCCGCCGGCCGCGGGCAGCAGATGGCCGCCCTTGCGGTCGCCGTTGTTGATCACCGCGTCCAGCACCGCGAGCCGCCGCAGCCGGGGGTCGTCCGCGTGCACCAGCAGCGCGGTCCTCCCTTCCCCCACGTCCGCGAAGCCGACGGCCTTCCAGCCGTCGCCCGGCTCCTCGCCCTCGACG
This sequence is a window from Streptomyces parvus. Protein-coding genes within it:
- a CDS encoding MIP/aquaporin family protein; this translates as MSSSDIFIGETIGTAVLILLGGGVCAAVTLKSSKARNAGWLAITFGWGFAVLTGAYLAGGVSGAHLNPAVTVGLAIQGGTEWGDVPLYLGSQLLGAMIGALLVWAVYYGQFHAHLTDPEIIGTKSTDEGMVDQTAAPEAGPVLGIFSTGPEIRNGVQNVVTEIIATVVLVLAILTQGLNNEGNGLGVLGALITALVVVGIGLSLGGPTGYAINPVRDLGPRIVHALLPLPNKGGSDWGYAWVPIVGPLVGGALAGGLYNLAFA
- the glpK gene encoding glycerol kinase GlpK: MTDAHTTGTHGTGPFIAAIDQGTTSSRCIVFDKDGRIVSVDQKEHEQIFPKPGWVEHDATEIWENVQEVVAGAIVKAGITSADVKAIGITNQRETTLLWDKNTGEPVHNALVWQDTRTDALCKELGRNVGQDRFRRETGLPLASYFAGPKVRWLLDNVEGLRERAERGDILFGTMDSWVIWNLTGGTDGGVHVTDVTNASRTLLMNLHTMAWDEKILSSIGIPAAVLPEIRSSAEVYGNAKGGILDGVPVASALGDQQAALFGQTCFAEGEAKSTYGTGTFMLMNTGGTPVNSYNGLLTTVGYQIGDKPPVYALEGSIAVTGSLVQWMRDQMGLIKSAAEIETLASSVEDNGGAYFVPAFSGLFAPYWRPDARGVIAGLTRYVTKAHIARAVLEATAWQTREISDAMTKDSGVELTALKVDGGMTSNNLLMQTLADFLDAPVVRPMVAETTCLGAAYAAGLAVGFWPDTDALRANWRRAAEWTPRMDADTRAREYKSWLKAVERTMGWIEDEES
- a CDS encoding glycerol-3-phosphate dehydrogenase/oxidase, whose product is MTTLQSVPALGTHPASGSLPSRAETRDQLSRATYDLLVIGGGILGISTAWHAAQSGLRVALVDAGDFAGATSSASSKLLHGGLRYLQTGAVKLVAENHFERRAVSREVAPHLANPLTFYLPVYKGGPHGAAKLGAGVFAYSALSAFGDGVGHVISPAKAQRDVPELRTDDLKAVAVYRDDQMNDARMALMTVRAAVDAGAVVLNHAAVTGLRFTRGRVTGAELKDSTDSTEFGVDARLVLNATGPWVDHLRKMEDPNAAPSIRLSKGAHLVLKRTRPWRAALATPIDKYRITFALPWEDMLLLGTTDEEYEGDPADVSVTEADTAQILDEAAFSIKDQQLSRDLITYSFAGLRVLPGGPGDTSKAKRETVVTEGRGGMLSVAGGKWTTFRHIGRTVMNKLAALPGHPLAEDMEPMNRLPRKLPLPGIANPNAVAHRLLVDGPAPGPRMAPDTARHLATHYGSLAFDIARLANENPRLAERVHPDAPEIWAQVAYARDHEWAETADDVLRRRTTLTIRGLATDDVREGVEKLLADRD
- a CDS encoding LLM class flavin-dependent oxidoreductase; amino-acid sequence: MRFSVLSLIGHDPHPLTGDLPFAADRFEEVIDTASVAERLGFDAYSVGERHAGAFLSSSPNVVLGAIAARTSTIRLLTGVTVVAILDPVRVAEDFATLDQISRGRVELVVGKGAEAGHFDLFGLEEERQWDLQKEKYELLRRLWTEEGVDWEGEFRPPLKNVTTVPRPYDGLPRIWHGSATSLNSPELAAKHGDPLFTANAVQPREAYAKLITHYRERFEAYGHDPADAKVAAGSGGLLIADSSQAAVTRYKELYEARVRQAFKPHLAGRAGYNTPFRTIEEAIEGGPQLIGSPQQIIDKILGWHEVYRHDLQSITVDGFGLGRPEQLETLQRFAEEIAPVVRSQAPSSLRD
- a CDS encoding PAC2 family protein is translated as MIELESVPELVDPVMVAAFEGWNDAGDAASTAVGHLDREWKGEVFAALDAEDYYDFQVNRPTVWLDGNTRKITWPTTRLSVVRVGGDKPRDLVLVRGIEPSMRWRSFCNEILGFAHELGVEMVVILGALLGDTPHTRPVPVSGVTSDADLARTMDLEETRYEGPTGIVGVLQEACTHAGVPAVSLWAAVPHYVSQPPNPKATLALLNRLEDLIGLRIPLGELPEDARAWQLGVDQLASEDSEVAEYVQTLEEARDTAELPEASGEAIAREFERYLRRRDGGPGQGPGGHATETGDVSYLRDPSSGRTRPPKPPRPETGRGNATDDKGAKGSDEASGTDGEEGSGGRPEEDGES
- the mshC gene encoding cysteine--1-D-myo-inosityl 2-amino-2-deoxy-alpha-D-glucopyranoside ligase; the protein is MHAWPASEVPALPGKGRDLRIHDTATGGRITLDPGPVARIYVCGITPYDATHMGHAATYNAFDLVQRVWLDTKRQVHYVQNVTDVDDPLLERAVRDGQDWTELAERETALFREDMTALRMLPPRHYIGAVEAIPGIVPLVERLRDAGAAYDLDGDIYFSVDTDPHFGEVSGLDAEAMRLLSAERGGDPERPGKKNPLDPMLWMAARPGEPSWDGASLGDGRPGWHIECVAIALDHLGMGFDIQGGGSDLAFPHHEMGASHAQALTGEHPFAQAYVHAGMVGLDGEKMSKSRGNLVFVSALRRDGVDPAAIRLALLSRHYRSDWEWTDQVLADAVERLARWRAAVSRPDGPSADVLVEEVRDALADDLDSPAALAAVDRWAALQGAEGGTDEGAPGLVSRTVDALLGVAL
- a CDS encoding SCO1664 family protein; its protein translation is MPAPERIPSRSLTDPESLTLLTEGTLTVLGQVGGASNAVLHCTVAYDGEERTCAYKPVAGEQPLWDFPDGTLAQREVAAYEISRATGWDLVPPTVLRDGPYGQGMVQLWIDGPGDGEDAPELLALVEGEEPGDGWKAVGFADVGEGRTALLVHADDPRLRRLAVLDAVINNGDRKGGHLLPAAGGRLFGIDHGVTFNADDKLRTLLWGWAGEPLTEEALAVLGRLAAELAPGVALATRMAELITPAELEALRERVDGLLKSAVHPKPSGQWPPIPWPPV